Proteins encoded in a region of the Phaenicophaeus curvirostris isolate KB17595 chromosome 1, BPBGC_Pcur_1.0, whole genome shotgun sequence genome:
- the RAB19 gene encoding ras-related protein Rab-19: protein MPFPSSSADDAFDYLFKIILIGDSNVGKTCVVHRFKTGQYNEKQQNTIGVDFTVRSMDIDGKKVKIQVWDTAGQERFRTITQSYYRSAHGAILAYDLTRRSTFESIPHWINEIEKYGAANLVMMLIGNKSDSLDKRQVLFEDACTLAEKHGLLAVLETSAKEAQNIEEVFTLMAKELIARNTLQLHGENPPNSIYLDSRPVIASPSVEKNQCLC, encoded by the exons AtgcctttccccagctccagcGCAGATGATGCCTTTGACTACCTCTTCAAGATCATCCTGATCGGAGACTCCAACGTGGGGAAGACCTGCGTGGTTCACCGCTTTAAGACGGGGCAGTACAACGAGAAGCAGCAGAACACCATCGGCGTCGACTTCACCGTGCGCTCCATGGATATCGACGGCAAGAAAGTGAAG ATACAGGTGTGGGACACAGCCGGTCAAGAACGCTTCCGGACAATAACCCAGTCTTATTACAGGAGTGCCCATGGGGCCATCCTTGCCTATGACCTTACTAGGAGGTCCACGTTTGAATCCATTCCTCACTGGATTAATGAAATTGAAAAGTATGGTGCTGCAAACTTGGTCATGATGTTAATTG GGAACAAATCGGATTCACTGGATAAGCGCCAAGTCCTGTTTGAAGATGCCTGCACGCTAGCAGAGAAGCACGGGCTCTTGGCTGTACTGGAGACATCAGCAAAAGAAGCTCAAAACATAGAAGAGGTGTTCACGTTAATGGCTAAAGAGCTAATAGCCCGAAATACCTTACAGCTTCATGGAGAGAACCCTCCGAACAGCATCTACCTTGATTCCAGGCCAGTGATTGCCAGCCCCAGTGTGGAGAAGAACCAGTGCCTCTGTTGA
- the SLC37A3 gene encoding sugar phosphate exchanger 3, protein MALPGSLRRQPANRGLVSHCTHHHIVVFLLTFFSYSLLHASRKTFSNVKVSISSQWTPFCPNSTAPELRPYELWNSSHLFPNAEEATLFLGTLDTIFLFSYAVGLFVSGIVGDRLNLRWVLSFGMCSSALVVFFFGTLTEWLHFYNKWFYCCLWVVNGLLQSTGWPCVVAVMGNWFGKAGRGFVFGLWSACASVGNILGAFLASCVLKYGYEYAFLVTASVQFAGGVIVFFGLLTSPKEVGLPELGADEDGTMEEDANRPLMGNDDADDDDRNYSIQATDSDSQPKAIGFFQACCLPGVVLYSLAYACLKLVNYSFFFWLPFYLSNNFGWKEAEADQLSIWYDVGGIIGGTIQGLISDVLQKRAPVLAISLLFAVGSLFGYSRSPNSKPINALIMAITGFFIGGPSNMISSAISADLGRQDLVKGSSEALATVTGIVDGTGSIGAAVGQYLVSLIQENLGWMWVFYFFILMTSSTILFISPLIVREIRLLLHERRLRLLAE, encoded by the exons ATGGCTTTGCCTGGAAGCTTACGGAGGCAGCCTGCAAACAGAGGCCTCGTGTCCCATTGCACCCACCATCATATTGTTGTGTTCCTGCTGACCTTCTTCAG TTATTCCCTGCTCCATGCTTCCAGAAAAACATTCAGTAATGTCAAAGTCAGCATTTCCAGCCAATGGACTCCCTTCTGCCCGAACAGCACGGCCCCTGAGCTCCGGCCGTATGAG CTCTGGAACAGCAGTCATTTATTTCCAAATGCAGAAGAAGCAACTCTATTCTTGGGGACGCTGGACactatctttttattttcctatgcTGTG GGtctctttgtcagtggcatAGTTGGAGATCGCCTGAATTTACGCTGGGTTTTGTCTTTTGGCATGtgttcctctgctctggtg GTATTCTTCTTTGGCACACTTACGGAATGGTTGCATTTCTACAACAAGTGGTTCTACTGCTGTCTCTGGGTTGTGAATGGCTTGCTACAGTCCACTGGTTGGCCCTGTGTGGTTGCTGTCATGGGCAATTGGTTTGGAAAAGCTGG gaGAGGTTTTGTGTTTGGACTGTGGAGTGCCTGTGCATCTGTGGGAAATATCCTTGGGGCGTTCCTTGCTTCCTGCGTTCTCAAATATGGCTATGAG TATGCTTTCTTGGTGACTGCCTCAGTACAGTTTGCTGGAGGAGTCATTGTCTTTTTTGGGCTCCTGACATCACCGAAGGAAGTGG GCCTCCCTGAGCTCGGAGCAGATGAAGATGGCACCATGGAAGAAGATGCCAACAGACCTTTAATGGGCAATGATGATGCAGATGATGATGACCGGAATTATTCTATACAAGCAACTGACAGTGACAGCCAGCCAAAGGCCATTGGCTTTTTCCAGGCTTGTTGCCTTCCAGGTGTAGTACTG tactcTTTAGCCTATGCTTGCTTGAAACTGGTGAATTACTCCTTCTTCTTCTGGCTGCCTTTCTACCTCAGCAACAACTTTGGATGGAAAGAAGCAGAAGCTGATCAGCTCTCGATCTGGTATGATGTGGGAGGCATCATAG GTGGGACTATCCAGGGCTTGATTTCTGATGTGCTGCAGAAGAGAGCCCCAGTGCTAGCAATTAGCTTGCTCTTTGCTGTAGGCTCTCTTTTCGGATACAGCC GTTCTCCAAACAGCAAACCCATCAATGCTCTGATCATGGCAATTACAG GGTTTTTCATCGGTGGCCCTTCTAACATGATCAGTTCTGCGATTTCTGCTGACCTGGGGCGTCAGGATCTGGTGAAAGGCAGCAGCGAGGCACTGGCAACAGTCACGGGAATCGTGGATGGAACTGGCAGTATTGGTGCTGCAGTGGGCCAG taTCTAGTGTCTTTGATCCAGGAGAACCTCGGATGGATGTgggttttctatttctttattctAATG ACGAGTTCAACAATCCTGTTCATTTCACCATTAATAGTGAGGGAGATCAGGTTGCTTCTGCACGAGCGACGCCTGCGATTGCTGGCTGAGTGA